One Halobacterium sp. DL1 DNA window includes the following coding sequences:
- a CDS encoding chemotaxis protein CheY → MSDNSDQRSELLAYATEVARAERVETVYDAMADAAAAIFDFSTAVVETESDGVLSVRAWSGRRPSVTGIDVGEGIAGEVYQTGESEVVPDVEDDPRVDELPEGAPRSVVTVPIGDVGIFQAGMDEPGSLDEETLKLAELLASHTFQAVQRIRSRQDVRESEERFRTLFEQADDALVLYDTGVNAPATIEQANGAAERIFEATESELRDQSLAELVEADGGSLVPTGGDVTLETTLADPADDRVLEVTVKPLDEGTSADAFAVVSDVTEQHHRERTLTGLHDAMRRMLAVDTSGEIASVIVDVAEDLLGLPYVGVFFVSEDGDALLPAAVSGPVGGDEPPVLEAGESLAWRVYENGESERFDYVPDHQDVHNPQTLIEEEIIHPLGEHGVLLVGATERGTLSRTDCDLVRVLAANGEAALDRADRVQMLHRREAELRRERNRLAALFENIPSPTGSFFVEDGEPVIQSINPAFERVFGYGESELANERIDEYIVPPDAITEAEVYNQKLKEGESVNVEVRRIAVDGPRDFLLDVVPFRLDKPNVHGYAMYTDITDRKERERELERQNDRLEEFASIVSHDLRNPLNVARGYVELAEQTGDDEHFERADTALERMHDIIESVLTLARTGRSLDETVDVSLSTAAQQAWRNVETDGAALEVTGDATLLADPSRFGSLLENLFGNSVEHAGPSVTVRVGTTEDGFFASDDGPGIPLDHRDSVLKSGETHSEDGTGFGLAIVKSIAEAHGWTMSVTDGEDGGARFEFTTSE, encoded by the coding sequence ATGAGTGACAACAGCGACCAGCGCAGCGAACTGCTCGCGTACGCCACCGAGGTTGCCAGGGCGGAGCGCGTCGAGACGGTGTACGACGCGATGGCGGACGCCGCGGCGGCCATCTTCGACTTCTCGACGGCGGTCGTGGAGACGGAGAGCGACGGCGTCCTGTCGGTGCGTGCGTGGAGCGGGCGGCGACCGAGCGTGACCGGAATCGACGTCGGCGAGGGCATCGCCGGGGAGGTCTACCAGACGGGCGAGTCGGAGGTGGTGCCCGACGTCGAGGACGACCCCCGCGTCGACGAACTACCAGAAGGGGCTCCCCGGTCGGTCGTGACCGTCCCCATCGGGGACGTCGGCATCTTCCAGGCGGGCATGGACGAACCCGGTAGCCTGGACGAGGAGACCCTCAAACTCGCCGAACTGCTCGCCTCCCACACGTTCCAGGCGGTCCAGCGAATCCGTTCGCGGCAGGACGTCCGCGAGAGCGAGGAGCGCTTCCGGACGCTGTTCGAGCAGGCGGACGACGCGCTCGTGCTCTACGACACCGGCGTCAACGCGCCCGCGACCATCGAGCAGGCGAACGGTGCCGCCGAACGCATCTTCGAGGCGACCGAGTCGGAACTCCGCGATCAGTCACTCGCAGAACTCGTCGAGGCGGACGGCGGCTCACTCGTCCCCACAGGGGGCGACGTGACTCTCGAGACGACGCTCGCAGACCCAGCGGACGACCGCGTTCTGGAGGTCACTGTCAAACCGCTTGACGAGGGAACGAGCGCCGACGCCTTCGCAGTGGTCAGTGACGTGACCGAGCAACACCACCGCGAACGGACGCTCACGGGCCTCCACGACGCCATGCGACGGATGCTCGCCGTGGACACCTCCGGCGAGATAGCGTCGGTCATCGTCGACGTGGCGGAAGACCTGCTCGGGCTGCCGTACGTCGGCGTGTTCTTCGTCTCGGAGGACGGCGACGCGCTCCTGCCGGCGGCCGTCTCCGGACCCGTCGGCGGTGACGAACCGCCGGTGCTCGAGGCCGGCGAGAGCCTCGCGTGGCGGGTGTACGAGAACGGGGAGTCCGAGCGGTTCGACTACGTCCCGGACCACCAGGACGTCCACAACCCGCAGACGCTCATCGAGGAGGAGATCATCCACCCACTCGGGGAGCACGGCGTGCTACTCGTCGGCGCCACCGAGCGGGGGACGCTCAGCCGGACCGACTGCGACCTCGTGCGCGTGCTGGCTGCGAACGGCGAGGCGGCGCTCGACCGGGCTGACCGCGTACAGATGCTCCACCGACGCGAGGCGGAACTGCGCCGCGAGCGCAACCGCCTCGCCGCGCTGTTCGAGAACATTCCGAGCCCGACCGGGAGCTTCTTCGTCGAGGACGGGGAGCCCGTCATCCAGTCGATCAATCCCGCCTTCGAGCGCGTGTTCGGCTACGGCGAGTCCGAACTCGCAAACGAACGGATAGACGAGTACATCGTTCCACCCGACGCCATCACCGAGGCCGAGGTGTACAACCAGAAGCTCAAGGAGGGGGAGAGCGTGAACGTCGAGGTTCGCCGCATCGCCGTGGACGGCCCGCGGGACTTCCTGCTCGACGTGGTGCCGTTCCGCCTGGACAAGCCGAACGTCCACGGCTACGCGATGTACACCGACATCACCGACCGCAAGGAGCGCGAGCGAGAACTGGAGCGCCAGAACGACCGCCTCGAGGAGTTCGCCAGCATCGTCAGCCACGACCTCCGGAACCCGCTGAACGTCGCGCGGGGCTACGTCGAACTCGCCGAACAGACCGGGGACGACGAGCACTTCGAGCGGGCGGACACCGCGCTCGAACGGATGCACGACATCATCGAGAGCGTGCTCACCCTCGCCAGGACGGGGCGCAGCCTCGACGAGACGGTCGACGTGTCGCTGTCGACGGCCGCCCAGCAGGCGTGGCGGAACGTGGAGACCGACGGTGCAGCCCTGGAGGTAACCGGCGACGCGACGCTCCTCGCGGACCCCTCGCGGTTCGGGTCGCTACTGGAGAACCTCTTCGGGAACTCCGTGGAGCACGCTGGCCCGAGTGTCACGGTGAGAGTCGGCACGACCGAGGACGGCTTCTTCGCCTCGGACGACGGCCCCGGCATCCCGCTGGACCACCGCGACAGCGTCCTGAAGTCCGGGGAGACACACAGCGAGGACGGCACCGGGTTCGGCCTCGCCATCGTGAAGAGCATCGCCGAGGCCCACGGCTGGACGATGTCGGTGACCGACGGGGAGGATGGCGGCGCGCGCTTCGAGTTCACGACGAGCGAGTAG
- a CDS encoding DNA-binding protein: MSDVDNGNTDDEAATILVVDDEEGLADLYAIWLRDSYTVRTAYNGEEAVDSLDERVDAVLLDRQMPDLSGDDVLETIRERDLECRVAMVTAVEPELDIIDLGFDDYLRKPVDRDTLLATVERLLRRSTYDGTVQRYFSTARKHALLVDSGDPTVTESDEFAELRSRLEALRGELDEVVADFDNEDYEVLFRRLSDQSDDE, translated from the coding sequence ATGAGCGACGTCGACAACGGGAACACGGACGACGAGGCGGCCACCATTCTCGTCGTCGACGACGAGGAGGGGCTCGCCGACCTCTACGCCATCTGGCTGCGCGACAGCTACACAGTCAGAACTGCGTACAACGGCGAGGAGGCAGTCGATTCCCTCGACGAGCGCGTCGACGCCGTGTTGCTCGACCGGCAGATGCCAGACCTCTCGGGCGACGACGTCCTCGAGACCATCCGGGAGCGCGACCTCGAGTGCCGGGTCGCGATGGTCACCGCCGTCGAACCCGAACTCGACATCATCGACCTCGGGTTCGACGACTACCTCCGCAAACCCGTCGACCGCGACACCCTCCTCGCGACTGTCGAGCGCCTCCTCAGACGCTCGACGTACGACGGCACGGTCCAGCGCTACTTCTCGACGGCGCGCAAGCACGCGCTGCTGGTGGACTCCGGTGACCCCACCGTCACGGAGTCCGACGAGTTCGCTGAGCTACGGTCCAGGCTCGAAGCGCTCCGTGGCGAACTCGACGAGGTTGTCGCGGACTTCGACAACGAGGACTACGAGGTGCTGTTCAGGCGCCTCTCCGACCAGTCCGACGATGAGTGA
- a CDS encoding glycosyl transferase family 2 — MRETDGPYTLDDVTVVMGTYNEEAAVDAVLDDIESATDGRASVVCVDGSSDRTPEIAREHGARVVEQEPQGYGVAVRAALLEAETPVVVTTDCDDTYPMERIPSFLDYVNRGYDVVSGDRLYWGADEMPAFNRLGNAAFAALASLLVGERVHDTTTGMRAYRREVVEDIHWTQNTGLSAELLLRPLCRGYDVLEVPIEYDERLGETKLDPLEGGAEILGSIVKVCLEERVR, encoded by the coding sequence ATGAGAGAGACCGACGGCCCCTACACGCTCGACGACGTCACCGTCGTCATGGGGACGTACAACGAGGAGGCGGCCGTGGACGCCGTCCTCGACGACATCGAGTCCGCCACGGACGGGCGCGCAAGCGTCGTCTGCGTGGACGGATCGAGCGACCGGACGCCAGAGATCGCGCGGGAACACGGCGCCCGAGTCGTCGAACAGGAGCCCCAGGGATACGGTGTCGCTGTCCGGGCCGCGCTGCTCGAAGCCGAGACGCCCGTCGTCGTCACTACCGACTGCGACGACACCTACCCGATGGAGCGCATTCCGTCGTTCCTCGACTACGTCAACCGCGGGTACGACGTGGTAAGCGGGGACCGGCTCTACTGGGGGGCCGACGAGATGCCCGCGTTCAACCGCCTCGGTAACGCCGCGTTCGCCGCGCTGGCGTCCCTGCTCGTCGGCGAGCGAGTCCACGACACGACCACGGGGATGCGCGCCTACCGCCGCGAGGTCGTCGAGGACATCCACTGGACGCAGAACACCGGGCTCTCCGCGGAACTGCTGCTCCGCCCGCTCTGCCGCGGCTACGACGTGCTGGAGGTTCCCATCGAGTACGACGAGCGCCTCGGCGAGACGAAACTCGACCCCCTGGAAGGTGGTGCGGAGATTCTCGGCTCTATCGTCAAGGTCTGCCTCGAAGAGCGCGTTCGCTGA
- a CDS encoding Lrp/AsnC family transcription regulator — MEPPELDEVDRGILHMLQADARNNTASVIAEAVGVAPNTVRNRIERLEERSVIQGYHPHIDYDAAGFQLRVKFVCTVSVGERAEHVERAIGIDGVVQVDEIHSGTGNLVIEAVAVEGDDVTRIAADIESLGLDVEVQQFVKDSHVQPFDHFGSDVTED, encoded by the coding sequence ATGGAGCCGCCGGAACTCGACGAGGTCGACCGCGGCATCCTCCACATGCTCCAGGCCGACGCCCGGAACAACACCGCGTCGGTCATCGCCGAAGCCGTCGGCGTCGCGCCGAACACGGTCCGGAACCGCATCGAGCGACTGGAGGAGCGCAGCGTCATCCAGGGGTACCACCCGCACATCGACTACGACGCGGCGGGCTTCCAGCTGCGCGTCAAGTTCGTCTGCACGGTGTCCGTCGGCGAACGCGCGGAACACGTGGAGCGGGCAATCGGCATCGACGGCGTCGTGCAGGTCGACGAAATCCACTCCGGAACCGGGAACCTTGTCATCGAGGCGGTGGCCGTCGAAGGCGACGACGTCACGCGCATCGCGGCGGACATCGAGTCGCTCGGACTGGACGTCGAGGTCCAGCAGTTCGTCAAGGACTCCCACGTCCAGCCGTTCGACCACTTCGGGAGCGACGTTACCGAGGACTGA